A region of Dermochelys coriacea isolate rDerCor1 chromosome 1, rDerCor1.pri.v4, whole genome shotgun sequence DNA encodes the following proteins:
- the LOC119859514 gene encoding secreted frizzled-related protein 2-like encodes MGFDIGLSTKCVAIPMEMGMCHSIGYSEMRLPNLMGHTSMAEVIPKSAEWQHFVQTGCHPHARTFLCSLFAPVCLDTFIHPCRSMCVAVRDSCAPVLLCHGLSWPDSLDCDRFPADEDMCLASLSKEYKHIHKELPKPICQTCPTVEEFFTQKRVLDVFCANNFAVKVKLSKKRTVSGDQEYNIECQVEFINQGLLLPYDTRNMIQQWLLMNENCTQRMAQTYRPMVYLIVGNIEEGTILVNQIYRWQRRDSQLTLATRKWKHHKCL; translated from the exons ATGGGTTTTGACATCGGATTATCCACTAAATGTGTAGCAATACCAATGGAGATGGGCATGTGCCACAGCATTGGTTATTCTGAAATGAGGCTTCCCAACCTGATGGGACACACAAGTATGGCAGAGGTTATTCCAAAATCTGCCGAATGGCAGCACTTTGTGCAAACTGGCTGCCACCCTCATGCAAGGACATTTCTGTGCTCTCTGTTTGCGCCAGTCTGTTTAGATAC ctTCATCCATCCTTGTAGGAGTATGTGTGTTGCTGTTCGTGACAGCTGTGCTCCTGTGCTCCTCTGCCATGGACTGTCTTGGCCTGACAGTTTGGACTGTGACCGTTTCCCTGCTGATGAGGATATGTGTTTAGCATCTCTTAGCAAAGAATACAAACATATTCACAAAG AATTGCCAAAGCCTATATGCCAGACCTGCCCAACAGTGGAGGAATTCTTTACACAGAAAAGAGTACTTGATGTTTTCTGTGCCAACAATTTTG CGGTAAAGGTAAAGCTGTCCAAAAAGAGAACAGTTTCTGGTGATCAGGAGTATAATATTGAATGCCAAGTGGAATTCATCAACCAGGGTTTGCTCTTGCCTTATGATACTCGGAACATGATACAACAGTGGTTGCTTATGAATGAAAATTGTACTCAGAGGATGGCCCAGACCTACCGCCCCATGGTGTATCTCATTGTGGGGAATATTGAGGAAGGTACCATTTTAGTAAATCAAATTTACCGCTGGCAGAGGAGGGACTCCCAGCTGACTTTGGCCACCCGGAAGTGGAAACACcataaatgtttataa